The proteins below come from a single Balaenoptera ricei isolate mBalRic1 chromosome 17, mBalRic1.hap2, whole genome shotgun sequence genomic window:
- the LOC132352064 gene encoding protein CEBPZOS-like, translated as MTDHEFPRSQRKVMRAGRDGKRALIGSTEANREESLKATDELQAWTSAGPSSPASTCLRVACTLDPLAKKIFKGVLLAELVGIFGAYFLFKKMNASQDFRQTMSKKFPFILKLYYKSTEHSGMYGIREQDQEKWLNSKN; from the exons ATGACAGACCATGAGTTCCCGAGGTCACAGCGGAAGGTCATGAGAGCAGGAAGGGATGGGAAACGAGCCCTGATTGGAAGTACAGAGGCTAACAGAGAGGAGAGTCTGAAGGCGACGGACGAGCTGCAGGCCTGGACCTCGG CTGGCCCCAGCAGCCCCGCGAGTACGTGCCTCAGGGTGGCCTGTACTCTGGATCCACTGGCAAAGAAGATCTTTAAAGGAGTTTTACTAGCTGAACTTGTGGGCATTTTTGGAgcatattttttgtttaaaaagatgAACGCAAGCCAAGATTTCAGGCAAACAATGAGCAAGAAATTCCCCTTCATCTTGAAACTTTATTACAAATCCACTGAACACTCTGGAATGTACGGAATCAGAGAGCAAGATCAAGAAAAGTGGCTGAACAGCAAAAATTAG